The sequence CGATTTGGATCTGCTTGGCATCGCGCATGAAGCGCTCCATGGGGTGGTCTTTCATGTAGCCAGCCCCGCCGAGGATTTGCACGCCATCGACCGCAGCCTTCATCGCCATGTCGGCGGCGAAGGTCTTGGCTGTGGAAAAGTAGCGGGCGTTCTCCTTGCCGATCTTGCCAGCGTCCACCAAAGCTGCCGCGCGGTAGACCAAGAGCCGCGCCGCCTCGATGTCCATGAACATGTCGGCGAGCATGAACTGGACGGCCTGGTGGTGGGAGATGGGCTTGCCAAAGGCCTCGCGCTCTTTGCTGTAGGTGAGGGCGTAGTCGAGAACACCTTGGGCGAGCCCGACGGCGCGAACGCCGATGGCCGGGCGCATCTGATTGAAGCCGAGCATGGCGGAGCGAAAGCCCCGGTTAAGCTCGCCAATTTGGTTCTCTTTTGGGACGGCCACGTTTTCAAAGAAAAGCTCGCAGGTGGAGATGCCCCGCATGCCCATCTTGCGCTCGTGGCGGCCGACGCTGAAGCCGGGCGTGTCGGTGGGAACGAGAAAATAGGTGATGCCCCGGGTGCCGGCCGAAGGATCTGTCTTGGCGGCGACGGTGAGAAAGTCGGCTTTGTCGGCGCCGGTGATGAAGCATTTTTGGCCGTTGATGACCCACTCGTCACCCTCAAGGCTGGCCTGGGTGCGGATGTTGCCGGCATCAGAGCCGGCGTGGGGCTCGGTGAGGGCGTAGGAGCCTCGAAGCTCGCCCTTGGCAAGGCCGGTCATGTATTTTTTCTTCTGCGCAGGGGTGCCGCTCAGGTCGATGACGCGGCTTGAGAGCATGTTGAGGACAAGGAAGATTGGACTGTTCGAGCAAAAGCGAGCCATCTCCTCGATGGCGATGCAACCGCCGGTAAAACCCATGCCGCCGCCGCCGTATTCTTCGGAAAAAAAGATGCCGAGAAGCTGGTGCTCTTTTAAAAGTTGGTAAATATCCTCGGGATATTCTTCGGTCTCATCAATTTCGGCCGCGCGAGGGGCAATGTGTCGCTCTGATAGCTCGCGCACCATCTTGCGGAGCATTTTCTGGGGCTCGGTGAAATCAAAGGGAAGGGGAGTGGCTGGCTCGTTCATGTTGCGCGCTCCTTTACGGATAGGACCAAATGATGGGGCTCATAATCGGCCCCGCCCCGGGGGGCTGTCAACGCGCAAGCGCGGGCGGCGAGCCTGCGTGGTGGATGCGGGCGAGTGTGGGTAGCGAGTAAGGCAGTGAGTGCAGGTAGGCGTGAGTCAGGGAAGGTAAGTGCTCCGATAACCCAATGTTCCTTGATATGAAGTCTTCTGGAGAATTTACCAGGGGAATAATATTGATTATTCACTCATATCCCGCTTTCCCGCTTGACGCGCCCTTGCCCGCAGGGTATTTTTCATCGTCTTTTTTGATTGTATTTACAAAGGGTTTTGAGCCATGTGCGAGATTCAGGTACGGAGAAAAGGAGGCCAGTTCTTTTTCGGCTTTATCACCGTTCTCCTGCGCGCCGGCTCCGGTTAATTGACTAGGATGCGGCGGCGGGAGGACATGCCGACCGCCCCGGCGTTAAGTAGCATATTTTTTGCCATGGGGCCCGACCCGTGGCAATTTTTTTTGTTTGAAATTTCATCTCGCAAGGAGAGAAGACAATGATAGTCGTAATGAAAACAGGTGCCACCGAAGAGGAAATTCAAGGGGCAGTCAAACGCGTCAAGGAGCTTGGCTGCACCGAACACATTATGCGCGGGGTCGAGCGAACGGTAATAGCTGCCCTGGGCGATGAGCGTGGCAAGAATATGGAAGAGTCGCTTCAAGTTTTGGCCGGCGTTGAGAACGTCATGCCGGTTCTTAAGCCCTTTCAGCTTGCCAGCAACGAGGGGCGGCCCGAGCGCAGCATCGTTGATGTCAAAGGCGTCAAATTCGGAGGCTCCGAGGTTGTCGTCGTAGCCGGGCCCTGCTCGATTGAGAGCCGCGAGCAAATTCTAGAGTCTGCCGACGCAGTTAAGGCCGGTGGTGGCCATGTACTCAGGGGCGGCGCCTTCAAGCCCCGGACCTCGCCCTACAGCTTTCAAGGCATGGCAGAGGAGGGGCTCAAACTCCTCGCCGAGGCTCGCGATAGGACGGGTCTCCCGATTCAGACCGAGGTGATGGACACGGCAGATCTCGATCTGTGTGCCGACTATGCCGATATCCTTCAAATTGGCGCGCGCAACGTACAAAATTTCTCCTTGCTCAAAAAAGTGGGTCAGGTCAAGAACGCCGTATTCTTGAAGCGTGGCCTCTCGACCACCATCGAGGAATATCTCATGTCGGCCGAATACGTCATGAGCCAGGGCAACCCTAACGTTATCCTCTGCGAGCGAGGTATCCGCACTTTCGACACGGCGCTTCGCAATACGCTCGACATCAGCGCCGTGCCCGTGCTCAAGGAGTTGACCCACCTTCCGGTGACAATCGATCCGAGCCACGCCTGCGGGGTATGGCGGTTCGTGGGAGATCTGTCCAAGGCCGCTGTCGCGATAGGCGCCGATGGGCTTATGATTGAGGTGCACCCTGATCCGGCCAACGCCATGTCGGACGGGCCTCAGATGCTCAAGCCCAAGAAATTCGCCCAGCTGATGAAGGATCTCAAGCCCTTTGCGCTGGCGGCGGGCCGCACGATCTAAATTGGCCATACTTTTCGTATTCGTCGATGGGATGGGCCTCGCACCTGCGGGGCCCAATAACCCGCTTGCAGCCATTGAGGCGGGCCCGCTTGCGCATCTTTGCCGAAGCGGCGCCTCGCCTGCAGGCTTTCGATTGATCTCGGCCGATGCCCGACTCGGGGTTCCCGGCACCCCGC comes from Nitrospinaceae bacterium and encodes:
- the aroF gene encoding 3-deoxy-7-phosphoheptulonate synthase; the encoded protein is MIVVMKTGATEEEIQGAVKRVKELGCTEHIMRGVERTVIAALGDERGKNMEESLQVLAGVENVMPVLKPFQLASNEGRPERSIVDVKGVKFGGSEVVVVAGPCSIESREQILESADAVKAGGGHVLRGGAFKPRTSPYSFQGMAEEGLKLLAEARDRTGLPIQTEVMDTADLDLCADYADILQIGARNVQNFSLLKKVGQVKNAVFLKRGLSTTIEEYLMSAEYVMSQGNPNVILCERGIRTFDTALRNTLDISAVPVLKELTHLPVTIDPSHACGVWRFVGDLSKAAVAIGADGLMIEVHPDPANAMSDGPQMLKPKKFAQLMKDLKPFALAAGRTI
- a CDS encoding acyl-CoA dehydrogenase; the protein is MNEPATPLPFDFTEPQKMLRKMVRELSERHIAPRAAEIDETEEYPEDIYQLLKEHQLLGIFFSEEYGGGGMGFTGGCIAIEEMARFCSNSPIFLVLNMLSSRVIDLSGTPAQKKKYMTGLAKGELRGSYALTEPHAGSDAGNIRTQASLEGDEWVINGQKCFITGADKADFLTVAAKTDPSAGTRGITYFLVPTDTPGFSVGRHERKMGMRGISTCELFFENVAVPKENQIGELNRGFRSAMLGFNQMRPAIGVRAVGLAQGVLDYALTYSKEREAFGKPISHHQAVQFMLADMFMDIEAARLLVYRAAALVDAGKIGKENARYFSTAKTFAADMAMKAAVDGVQILGGAGYMKDHPMERFMRDAKQIQIVEGTSQIQRMIIARNLLDL